In Gossypium raimondii isolate GPD5lz chromosome 12, ASM2569854v1, whole genome shotgun sequence, a single window of DNA contains:
- the LOC105762839 gene encoding uncharacterized protein LOC105762839 isoform X2, whose amino-acid sequence MKPMETIQDLIDEAKVRTLWLAMVIFIVTYFLSHTSTSMWMNLPIAVIIVSTFRVIANEVEFKWKVKSVHPRTYLSHLERKQLSVNDSRLSSSPPPPKWKQKIDSPIVEAALNEFIDKILRDFVINLWYSEITQDREAPELIRALILDAIAEITERVKEINLVDLLTRDIVDLIGDHLDLFRRNQAAIGVDVMATLSSEERDKRLKHHLMVSGELHPALLSPESEYKVIQQLFGGVLAVVLRPREAQCPLVRTIAREIVTCLVVLPLLNLASPRYINEVIEYVLLAIKEDLNKIVAGFDQSSVGVRDDGSMTCKTPSLNSQETDLNLARIDNQKETYPVCNRYEEEPVHHRPADWARKLEAATQRRTEVLAPENLENMWTKGRNYKKKESKYVKTGYQESIPKGSETKSGVLMGNSVNDFSRNKTRTSMGSEEKTMTQLEHGLSLDTQSCDDSMIDTKLAKSSSFEGDRHVNTFKNVSEKAADGNKIRLKRSSSTSDLKVGTDTKKALSVDVEGPIISECYGPDFDRHSEEYGGKIASNIVLRNEGPHIPKLRCRVIGAYFEKLASKSFAVYSISVTDAENRTWFVNRRYRNFERLHRHLKEIPNYSLHLPPKRIFSSSTEDAFVHQRCIHLDKYLQDLLSIPNVAEQHEVWDFLSVSSKNYSFGKSSSVMKTLAVSVDDAVDDIVRQFRGVSDGLMRKVVGSSSPPSEASSSATGRTLSWNADEIAKDISKHYNLDTVHSASDNEDGNKDGDHGYEDDGSYSQGLDMHLDNELNSKNLPPLGGSPKVKISATSSHLEDPVGMPPEWTPPNVSVPLLNLVDKVFQLKRRGWLRRQVFWISKQILQLVMEDAIDDWLLRQIYWLRKEETITLGIRWIQDLLWPGGKFFRAIGDIHSKFDNSNLNQTPIPLLSFSQFGGSNASKPGSFEQQLEATRRASDIKKMLFDGPPATLVGLIGYKQYRRCARDIYYFTQSAICIKQLAYAILERLLISVFPELRDLVMDLHAKNISTLHRK is encoded by the exons ATGAAGCCAATGGAGACAATACAGGATCTGATCGACGAAGCCAAAGTACGTACACTTTGGTTGGCCATGGTTATCTTTATCGTCACTTATTTCTTGTCTC ATACAAGTACGTCAATGTGGATGAATTTACCTATAGCAGTTATTATTGTTTCCACATTCAGAGTTATAGCTAATGAGGTTGAGTTCAAATGGAAAGTTAAATCAGTTCATCCCCGAACCTATTTATCTCATTTGGAGAGGAAACAGTTGTCTGTGAATGATTCCCGCCTTTCTAGCTCACCGCCTCCACCCAAGTGGAAGCAGAAGATTGATTCTCCTATAGTTGAGGCTGCTCTCaatgaatttattgataaaatacTTAGGGATTTTGTCATTAATTTGTGGTATTCAGAGATAACTCAAGATAGAGAGGCCCCTGAGTTGATACGTGCATTGATTTTGGATGCTATTGCTGAAATAACTGAAAGGGTGAAAGAGATAAACCTTGTTGATTTGCTTACAAG GGATATAGTTGATTTGATAGGAGATCACTTGGATCTTTTTAGAAGAAACCAAGCTGCAATAGGTGTTGATGTTATGGCAACATTATCATCCGAGGAGAGGGATAAAAGATTGAAACACCACCTTATGGTTTCTGGAGAGCTTCATCCTGCATTGCTTTCACCAGAGAGTGAGTACAAG gttATTCAGCAGCTTTTTGGCGGAGTTTTAGCAGTAGTATTGAGACCTCGAGAAGCTCAATGTCCTTTGGTTCGAACTATTGCTCGTGAGATTGTAACTTGCTTGGTAGTGCTACCTCTTTTGAATTTGGCAAGCCCTCG GTATATCAATGAAGTGATTGAATATGTTCTACTTGCCATTAAAGAAGATTTGAATAAGATCGTGGCAGGTTTTGATCAGTCTTCAGTGGGAGTACGTGATGATGGTTCTATGACATGCAAAACACCGTCCTTGAATAGTCAAGAAACTGATTTAAATTTGGCTAGAATTGACAATCAGAAAGAAACATATCCAGTTTGTAACAGATATGAGGAAGAACCAGTGCACCATAGACCAGCTGATTGGGCTCGAAAATTAGAGGCAGCAACCCAGAGAAGAACTGAAGTTCTTGCTCCTGAAAATCTTGAAAACATGTGGACAAAAGGAAGAAACTACAAAAAGAAGGAGAGCAAATATGTAAAAACAGGATATCAAGAATCTATTCCTAAAGGTTCTGAGACAAAGAGTGGTGTACTGATGGGGAATTCAGTAAATGATTTCTCTAGAAACAAGACCAGAACTTCTATGGGAAGTGAAGAGAAAACTATGACGCAACTAGAGCATGGCTTGAGCCTTGACACCCAGTCATGTGATGATAGCATGATAGACACAAAGTTAGCTAAGTCATCATCATTTGAAGGAGATCGTCATgttaatacatttaaaaatgttaGTGAGAAAGCTGCTGatggaaataaaattaggcTTAAGAGATCCAGTAGTACCTCTGATTTGAAAGTTGGAACTGATACAAAGAAGGCACTTAGTGTAGATGTTGAAGGGCCTATTATTTCAGAATGCTATGGCCCTGATTTTGACAGGCATAGTGAAGAATATGGGGGTAAGATTGCCTCAAATATAGTACTTCGCAATGAGGGGCCACATATTCCCAAGCTTAGGTGTCGG GTTATTGGAGCATACTTTGAGAAACTTGCATCAAAATCATTTGCAGTTTATTCAATTTCTGTGACTGATGCGGAAAACAGAACTTGGTTTGTCAATAGAAG ATACAGAAATTTTGAACGGTTGCATCGACATCTGAAAGAAATTCCCAATTATTCATTACATTTGCCCCCCAAAAGGATATTTTCATCAAGCACAGAGGATGCTTTTGTTCATCAGCGGTGCATTCATCTTGACAAATATCTGCAA GATCTGTTGTCTATACCCAATGTGGCTGAACAGCATGAAGTGTGGGATTTTTTAAGTGTTTCCTCAAAG aaTTACTCTTTCGGAAAATCCTCATCAGTGATGAAAACCCTTGCAG TCAGTGTGGATGATGCTGTAGATGATATTGTACGCCAATTTAGGGGAGTATCAGATGGCTTAATGCGCAAAGTAGTTGGTTCATCCTCTCCCCCTAGTGAAGCCTCTTCTTCGGCCACCGGCAGGACGCTGTCATGGAATGCAGATGAGATTGCTAAAGACATTTCAAAGCATTATAACTTAGACACGGTACATAGTGCTTCTGACAATGAAGATGGTAACAAAGATGGGGACCATGGTTATGAGGATGATGGATCATATTCACAAGGTCTTGATATGCATTTGGACAATGAGTTGAACTCAAAGAATTTGCCGCCACTG GGTGGATCTCCTAAGGTAAAAATATCAGCAACCTCCAGCCATTTGGAGGATCCAGTTGGAATGCCCCCCGAG TGGACACCGCCTAATGTGAGCGTACCTTTGCTGAATCTAGTTGATAAGGTGTTTCAGCTTAAGAGAAGAGGCTGGCTAAG AAGACAGGTCTTTTGGATATCTAAGCAAATATTACAGCTGGTGATGGAGGATGCCATCGATGACTGGCTCTTGCGCCAGATATATTGGCTTCGGAAGGAGGAAACCATTACCCTAGGGATTCGATGGATTCAAGAT CTCTTGTGGCCAGGTGGTAAATTCTTTAGAGCAATTGGGGACATTCACAGCAAATTTGATAATAGCAATCTCAACCAGACACCTATACCTCTGCTCAGCTTCAGCCAATTTGGTGGGAGTAATGCCTCTAAACCTGGGTCCTTTGAGCAACAACTTGAGGCTACTCGTAGAGCAAGCGACATCAAAAAAATGCTTTTTG ATGGACCCCCAGCAACATTAGTTGGCCTGATTGGATATAAGCAATACCGACGGTGTGCAAGAGACATTTACTATTTCACTCAG TCTGCTATATGTATCAAGCAACTTGCTTATGCAATCTTAGAACGACTACTTATATCAGTGTTCCCTGAGCTACGGGATCTTGTGATGGACCTTCATGCGAAGAACATATCAACATTGCATAGAAAGTAG
- the LOC105762839 gene encoding uncharacterized protein LOC105762839 isoform X1 gives MKPMETIQDLIDEAKVRTLWLAMVIFIVTYFLSHTSTSMWMNLPIAVIIVSTFRVIANEVEFKWKVKSVHPRTYLSHLERKQLSVNDSRLSSSPPPPKWKQKIDSPIVEAALNEFIDKILRDFVINLWYSEITQDREAPELIRALILDAIAEITERVKEINLVDLLTRDIVDLIGDHLDLFRRNQAAIGVDVMATLSSEERDKRLKHHLMVSGELHPALLSPESEYKVIQQLFGGVLAVVLRPREAQCPLVRTIAREIVTCLVVLPLLNLASPRYINEVIEYVLLAIKEDLNKIVAGFDQSSVGVRDDGSMTCKTPSLNSQETDLNLARIDNQKETYPVCNRYEEEPVHHRPADWARKLEAATQRRTEVLAPENLENMWTKGRNYKKKESKYVKTGYQESIPKGSETKSGVLMGNSVNDFSRNKTRTSMGSEEKTMTQLEHGLSLDTQSCDDSMIDTKLAKSSSFEGDRHVNTFKNVSEKAADGNKIRLKRSSSTSDLKVGTDTKKALSVDVEGPIISECYGPDFDRHSEEYGGKIASNIVLRNEGPHIPKLRCRVIGAYFEKLASKSFAVYSISVTDAENRTWFVNRRYRNFERLHRHLKEIPNYSLHLPPKRIFSSSTEDAFVHQRCIHLDKYLQDLLSIPNVAEQHEVWDFLSVSSKNYSFGKSSSVMKTLAVSVDDAVDDIVRQFRGVSDGLMRKVVGSSSPPSEASSSATGRTLSWNADEIAKDISKHYNLDTVHSASDNEDGNKDGDHGYEDDGSYSQGLDMHLDNELNSKNLPPLVIERGRESVNLIYEKHNLGVKTEPFGQGGSPKVKISATSSHLEDPVGMPPEWTPPNVSVPLLNLVDKVFQLKRRGWLRRQVFWISKQILQLVMEDAIDDWLLRQIYWLRKEETITLGIRWIQDLLWPGGKFFRAIGDIHSKFDNSNLNQTPIPLLSFSQFGGSNASKPGSFEQQLEATRRASDIKKMLFDGPPATLVGLIGYKQYRRCARDIYYFTQSAICIKQLAYAILERLLISVFPELRDLVMDLHAKNISTLHRK, from the exons ATGAAGCCAATGGAGACAATACAGGATCTGATCGACGAAGCCAAAGTACGTACACTTTGGTTGGCCATGGTTATCTTTATCGTCACTTATTTCTTGTCTC ATACAAGTACGTCAATGTGGATGAATTTACCTATAGCAGTTATTATTGTTTCCACATTCAGAGTTATAGCTAATGAGGTTGAGTTCAAATGGAAAGTTAAATCAGTTCATCCCCGAACCTATTTATCTCATTTGGAGAGGAAACAGTTGTCTGTGAATGATTCCCGCCTTTCTAGCTCACCGCCTCCACCCAAGTGGAAGCAGAAGATTGATTCTCCTATAGTTGAGGCTGCTCTCaatgaatttattgataaaatacTTAGGGATTTTGTCATTAATTTGTGGTATTCAGAGATAACTCAAGATAGAGAGGCCCCTGAGTTGATACGTGCATTGATTTTGGATGCTATTGCTGAAATAACTGAAAGGGTGAAAGAGATAAACCTTGTTGATTTGCTTACAAG GGATATAGTTGATTTGATAGGAGATCACTTGGATCTTTTTAGAAGAAACCAAGCTGCAATAGGTGTTGATGTTATGGCAACATTATCATCCGAGGAGAGGGATAAAAGATTGAAACACCACCTTATGGTTTCTGGAGAGCTTCATCCTGCATTGCTTTCACCAGAGAGTGAGTACAAG gttATTCAGCAGCTTTTTGGCGGAGTTTTAGCAGTAGTATTGAGACCTCGAGAAGCTCAATGTCCTTTGGTTCGAACTATTGCTCGTGAGATTGTAACTTGCTTGGTAGTGCTACCTCTTTTGAATTTGGCAAGCCCTCG GTATATCAATGAAGTGATTGAATATGTTCTACTTGCCATTAAAGAAGATTTGAATAAGATCGTGGCAGGTTTTGATCAGTCTTCAGTGGGAGTACGTGATGATGGTTCTATGACATGCAAAACACCGTCCTTGAATAGTCAAGAAACTGATTTAAATTTGGCTAGAATTGACAATCAGAAAGAAACATATCCAGTTTGTAACAGATATGAGGAAGAACCAGTGCACCATAGACCAGCTGATTGGGCTCGAAAATTAGAGGCAGCAACCCAGAGAAGAACTGAAGTTCTTGCTCCTGAAAATCTTGAAAACATGTGGACAAAAGGAAGAAACTACAAAAAGAAGGAGAGCAAATATGTAAAAACAGGATATCAAGAATCTATTCCTAAAGGTTCTGAGACAAAGAGTGGTGTACTGATGGGGAATTCAGTAAATGATTTCTCTAGAAACAAGACCAGAACTTCTATGGGAAGTGAAGAGAAAACTATGACGCAACTAGAGCATGGCTTGAGCCTTGACACCCAGTCATGTGATGATAGCATGATAGACACAAAGTTAGCTAAGTCATCATCATTTGAAGGAGATCGTCATgttaatacatttaaaaatgttaGTGAGAAAGCTGCTGatggaaataaaattaggcTTAAGAGATCCAGTAGTACCTCTGATTTGAAAGTTGGAACTGATACAAAGAAGGCACTTAGTGTAGATGTTGAAGGGCCTATTATTTCAGAATGCTATGGCCCTGATTTTGACAGGCATAGTGAAGAATATGGGGGTAAGATTGCCTCAAATATAGTACTTCGCAATGAGGGGCCACATATTCCCAAGCTTAGGTGTCGG GTTATTGGAGCATACTTTGAGAAACTTGCATCAAAATCATTTGCAGTTTATTCAATTTCTGTGACTGATGCGGAAAACAGAACTTGGTTTGTCAATAGAAG ATACAGAAATTTTGAACGGTTGCATCGACATCTGAAAGAAATTCCCAATTATTCATTACATTTGCCCCCCAAAAGGATATTTTCATCAAGCACAGAGGATGCTTTTGTTCATCAGCGGTGCATTCATCTTGACAAATATCTGCAA GATCTGTTGTCTATACCCAATGTGGCTGAACAGCATGAAGTGTGGGATTTTTTAAGTGTTTCCTCAAAG aaTTACTCTTTCGGAAAATCCTCATCAGTGATGAAAACCCTTGCAG TCAGTGTGGATGATGCTGTAGATGATATTGTACGCCAATTTAGGGGAGTATCAGATGGCTTAATGCGCAAAGTAGTTGGTTCATCCTCTCCCCCTAGTGAAGCCTCTTCTTCGGCCACCGGCAGGACGCTGTCATGGAATGCAGATGAGATTGCTAAAGACATTTCAAAGCATTATAACTTAGACACGGTACATAGTGCTTCTGACAATGAAGATGGTAACAAAGATGGGGACCATGGTTATGAGGATGATGGATCATATTCACAAGGTCTTGATATGCATTTGGACAATGAGTTGAACTCAAAGAATTTGCCGCCACTGGTAATAGAGCGTGGTCGGGAGtctgttaatttaatttatgagaaACATAATTTAGGTGTGAAAACTGAACCGTTTGGCCAGGGTGGATCTCCTAAGGTAAAAATATCAGCAACCTCCAGCCATTTGGAGGATCCAGTTGGAATGCCCCCCGAG TGGACACCGCCTAATGTGAGCGTACCTTTGCTGAATCTAGTTGATAAGGTGTTTCAGCTTAAGAGAAGAGGCTGGCTAAG AAGACAGGTCTTTTGGATATCTAAGCAAATATTACAGCTGGTGATGGAGGATGCCATCGATGACTGGCTCTTGCGCCAGATATATTGGCTTCGGAAGGAGGAAACCATTACCCTAGGGATTCGATGGATTCAAGAT CTCTTGTGGCCAGGTGGTAAATTCTTTAGAGCAATTGGGGACATTCACAGCAAATTTGATAATAGCAATCTCAACCAGACACCTATACCTCTGCTCAGCTTCAGCCAATTTGGTGGGAGTAATGCCTCTAAACCTGGGTCCTTTGAGCAACAACTTGAGGCTACTCGTAGAGCAAGCGACATCAAAAAAATGCTTTTTG ATGGACCCCCAGCAACATTAGTTGGCCTGATTGGATATAAGCAATACCGACGGTGTGCAAGAGACATTTACTATTTCACTCAG TCTGCTATATGTATCAAGCAACTTGCTTATGCAATCTTAGAACGACTACTTATATCAGTGTTCCCTGAGCTACGGGATCTTGTGATGGACCTTCATGCGAAGAACATATCAACATTGCATAGAAAGTAG
- the LOC105762839 gene encoding uncharacterized protein LOC105762839 isoform X3 translates to MWMNLPIAVIIVSTFRVIANEVEFKWKVKSVHPRTYLSHLERKQLSVNDSRLSSSPPPPKWKQKIDSPIVEAALNEFIDKILRDFVINLWYSEITQDREAPELIRALILDAIAEITERVKEINLVDLLTRDIVDLIGDHLDLFRRNQAAIGVDVMATLSSEERDKRLKHHLMVSGELHPALLSPESEYKVIQQLFGGVLAVVLRPREAQCPLVRTIAREIVTCLVVLPLLNLASPRYINEVIEYVLLAIKEDLNKIVAGFDQSSVGVRDDGSMTCKTPSLNSQETDLNLARIDNQKETYPVCNRYEEEPVHHRPADWARKLEAATQRRTEVLAPENLENMWTKGRNYKKKESKYVKTGYQESIPKGSETKSGVLMGNSVNDFSRNKTRTSMGSEEKTMTQLEHGLSLDTQSCDDSMIDTKLAKSSSFEGDRHVNTFKNVSEKAADGNKIRLKRSSSTSDLKVGTDTKKALSVDVEGPIISECYGPDFDRHSEEYGGKIASNIVLRNEGPHIPKLRCRVIGAYFEKLASKSFAVYSISVTDAENRTWFVNRRYRNFERLHRHLKEIPNYSLHLPPKRIFSSSTEDAFVHQRCIHLDKYLQDLLSIPNVAEQHEVWDFLSVSSKNYSFGKSSSVMKTLAVSVDDAVDDIVRQFRGVSDGLMRKVVGSSSPPSEASSSATGRTLSWNADEIAKDISKHYNLDTVHSASDNEDGNKDGDHGYEDDGSYSQGLDMHLDNELNSKNLPPLVIERGRESVNLIYEKHNLGVKTEPFGQGGSPKVKISATSSHLEDPVGMPPEWTPPNVSVPLLNLVDKVFQLKRRGWLRRQVFWISKQILQLVMEDAIDDWLLRQIYWLRKEETITLGIRWIQDLLWPGGKFFRAIGDIHSKFDNSNLNQTPIPLLSFSQFGGSNASKPGSFEQQLEATRRASDIKKMLFDGPPATLVGLIGYKQYRRCARDIYYFTQSAICIKQLAYAILERLLISVFPELRDLVMDLHAKNISTLHRK, encoded by the exons ATGTGGATGAATTTACCTATAGCAGTTATTATTGTTTCCACATTCAGAGTTATAGCTAATGAGGTTGAGTTCAAATGGAAAGTTAAATCAGTTCATCCCCGAACCTATTTATCTCATTTGGAGAGGAAACAGTTGTCTGTGAATGATTCCCGCCTTTCTAGCTCACCGCCTCCACCCAAGTGGAAGCAGAAGATTGATTCTCCTATAGTTGAGGCTGCTCTCaatgaatttattgataaaatacTTAGGGATTTTGTCATTAATTTGTGGTATTCAGAGATAACTCAAGATAGAGAGGCCCCTGAGTTGATACGTGCATTGATTTTGGATGCTATTGCTGAAATAACTGAAAGGGTGAAAGAGATAAACCTTGTTGATTTGCTTACAAG GGATATAGTTGATTTGATAGGAGATCACTTGGATCTTTTTAGAAGAAACCAAGCTGCAATAGGTGTTGATGTTATGGCAACATTATCATCCGAGGAGAGGGATAAAAGATTGAAACACCACCTTATGGTTTCTGGAGAGCTTCATCCTGCATTGCTTTCACCAGAGAGTGAGTACAAG gttATTCAGCAGCTTTTTGGCGGAGTTTTAGCAGTAGTATTGAGACCTCGAGAAGCTCAATGTCCTTTGGTTCGAACTATTGCTCGTGAGATTGTAACTTGCTTGGTAGTGCTACCTCTTTTGAATTTGGCAAGCCCTCG GTATATCAATGAAGTGATTGAATATGTTCTACTTGCCATTAAAGAAGATTTGAATAAGATCGTGGCAGGTTTTGATCAGTCTTCAGTGGGAGTACGTGATGATGGTTCTATGACATGCAAAACACCGTCCTTGAATAGTCAAGAAACTGATTTAAATTTGGCTAGAATTGACAATCAGAAAGAAACATATCCAGTTTGTAACAGATATGAGGAAGAACCAGTGCACCATAGACCAGCTGATTGGGCTCGAAAATTAGAGGCAGCAACCCAGAGAAGAACTGAAGTTCTTGCTCCTGAAAATCTTGAAAACATGTGGACAAAAGGAAGAAACTACAAAAAGAAGGAGAGCAAATATGTAAAAACAGGATATCAAGAATCTATTCCTAAAGGTTCTGAGACAAAGAGTGGTGTACTGATGGGGAATTCAGTAAATGATTTCTCTAGAAACAAGACCAGAACTTCTATGGGAAGTGAAGAGAAAACTATGACGCAACTAGAGCATGGCTTGAGCCTTGACACCCAGTCATGTGATGATAGCATGATAGACACAAAGTTAGCTAAGTCATCATCATTTGAAGGAGATCGTCATgttaatacatttaaaaatgttaGTGAGAAAGCTGCTGatggaaataaaattaggcTTAAGAGATCCAGTAGTACCTCTGATTTGAAAGTTGGAACTGATACAAAGAAGGCACTTAGTGTAGATGTTGAAGGGCCTATTATTTCAGAATGCTATGGCCCTGATTTTGACAGGCATAGTGAAGAATATGGGGGTAAGATTGCCTCAAATATAGTACTTCGCAATGAGGGGCCACATATTCCCAAGCTTAGGTGTCGG GTTATTGGAGCATACTTTGAGAAACTTGCATCAAAATCATTTGCAGTTTATTCAATTTCTGTGACTGATGCGGAAAACAGAACTTGGTTTGTCAATAGAAG ATACAGAAATTTTGAACGGTTGCATCGACATCTGAAAGAAATTCCCAATTATTCATTACATTTGCCCCCCAAAAGGATATTTTCATCAAGCACAGAGGATGCTTTTGTTCATCAGCGGTGCATTCATCTTGACAAATATCTGCAA GATCTGTTGTCTATACCCAATGTGGCTGAACAGCATGAAGTGTGGGATTTTTTAAGTGTTTCCTCAAAG aaTTACTCTTTCGGAAAATCCTCATCAGTGATGAAAACCCTTGCAG TCAGTGTGGATGATGCTGTAGATGATATTGTACGCCAATTTAGGGGAGTATCAGATGGCTTAATGCGCAAAGTAGTTGGTTCATCCTCTCCCCCTAGTGAAGCCTCTTCTTCGGCCACCGGCAGGACGCTGTCATGGAATGCAGATGAGATTGCTAAAGACATTTCAAAGCATTATAACTTAGACACGGTACATAGTGCTTCTGACAATGAAGATGGTAACAAAGATGGGGACCATGGTTATGAGGATGATGGATCATATTCACAAGGTCTTGATATGCATTTGGACAATGAGTTGAACTCAAAGAATTTGCCGCCACTGGTAATAGAGCGTGGTCGGGAGtctgttaatttaatttatgagaaACATAATTTAGGTGTGAAAACTGAACCGTTTGGCCAGGGTGGATCTCCTAAGGTAAAAATATCAGCAACCTCCAGCCATTTGGAGGATCCAGTTGGAATGCCCCCCGAG TGGACACCGCCTAATGTGAGCGTACCTTTGCTGAATCTAGTTGATAAGGTGTTTCAGCTTAAGAGAAGAGGCTGGCTAAG AAGACAGGTCTTTTGGATATCTAAGCAAATATTACAGCTGGTGATGGAGGATGCCATCGATGACTGGCTCTTGCGCCAGATATATTGGCTTCGGAAGGAGGAAACCATTACCCTAGGGATTCGATGGATTCAAGAT CTCTTGTGGCCAGGTGGTAAATTCTTTAGAGCAATTGGGGACATTCACAGCAAATTTGATAATAGCAATCTCAACCAGACACCTATACCTCTGCTCAGCTTCAGCCAATTTGGTGGGAGTAATGCCTCTAAACCTGGGTCCTTTGAGCAACAACTTGAGGCTACTCGTAGAGCAAGCGACATCAAAAAAATGCTTTTTG ATGGACCCCCAGCAACATTAGTTGGCCTGATTGGATATAAGCAATACCGACGGTGTGCAAGAGACATTTACTATTTCACTCAG TCTGCTATATGTATCAAGCAACTTGCTTATGCAATCTTAGAACGACTACTTATATCAGTGTTCCCTGAGCTACGGGATCTTGTGATGGACCTTCATGCGAAGAACATATCAACATTGCATAGAAAGTAG